The region CCAGTTGGCTTTGATTCACGTCATGTTGATATTGGCCGACGCCGATGGATTTCGGATCGATTTTCACCAATTCGGCGAGCGGGTCTTGCAGGCGGCGGGCGATGGAGACGGCGCCGCGCAGACTCACGTCCAATTCGGGGAACTCGCGCGCGGCCAGTTCGCTGGCGGAATAGACGGACGCACCGGCTTCGGACACAACGATTTTATGCAAACCCATTTCCGGCATGGCTTTTACCAATTCGCCCGCCAGCTTGTCGGTTTCGCGGCTGGCGGTGCCGTTGCCGATGGCAATCAGCTTCACACCGTGTTTTTTAATCAAAGCGGCAAGCGCTGCCGACATATTGTTTTCTTGGTGTAAATACACAATCACGGTGTCCAGCAGTTTGCCCGTGTCGCTCACCACCGCGCATTTCACGCCGTTGCGGTAGCCGGGATCAAGACCGAGTGTGGTCAGACGGCCGGCGGGGGCGGCGAGCAGCAAGTCTTTGAGGTTGCGGGCGAATACGGTAATCGCATCGGTATCGGCGTTTTCTTTCAGACGGCCTAAGGCTTCCAATTCGAGCGACAGGAAGATTTTTGCGCGCCACGCTAGGCGCACGGTGTCGCGCAGCCATTTGTGGCCGTCTGAAACGTGGAAATGTTTGGCGATGAAGTCTTCGTATTCAGAAGCTTGGGTAATCGGCGTGTCATCGGGCCGGTATTTCAGCGCGACGGACAACATGCCTTCGTTGCGGCCGCGCAAAACGGCCAGTGCGCGGTGGCTCGGCATGGTGCGCACGGCTTCGCGGTGGTCGAAATAATCTTTGAATTTTTCGCCTTCGTTTTCTTTGCCTTCCATCACTTGCGCGTGGATTTCGGCTTCGTTCCACAATTTTTCACGCAGGCGGCCGATGAGTTCGGCATCTTCGGCGAACTGTTCCATCAAAATTGCGCGTGCGCCGTCGAGCGCGGCTTTGGTGTCGGCGATGTCGTCTTTGACAAACGGCGCGGCGGCAGCTTCCATGTCTTGCGGCTGCTCGTTCAGCAATAAATCGGCCAGCGGCTGTAAACCTTGCTCGCGGGCGATTTGCGCTTTGGTGCGGCGTTTGGGTTTGTAGGGCAGGTATAAATCCTCCAGCGCGGTTTTGTTGTCGCAGGCTTCGATTTGCTCGCGCAGGCCGTCTGAAAGTTTGCCTTGTTCTTCAATGCTTTTTAACACGCTTTCTTTACGCGCTTCGAGTTCGCGCAGGTATTGCAGACGCTCGGCCAGCGTGCGCAATTGCGTGTCGTCCAAGCCGCCGGTGGCTTCTTTGCGGTAACGCGCGATAAACGGCACGGTCGCGCCTTCGTCAAGCATGGCGACGGTGGCGGCAATTTGGGCGGCGGTGGCGGAGAGTTCTTGAGCGAGAATGTGGGTGATGTTCATGGTTGGTAGTCGGGGCAAAAAGGCCGTCTGAAAAAAAGATTGATTATAGCGGATATAAAGCAAAAAGGCCGTCTGAAATCTTTCAGACGGCCTTGCCGGATTCGGTTTTTTCCAACAATGTTTACACCACGATGTTCACCAAACGGCCCGGAACAACGATGATTTTTTTCGGTGCTTTGCCTTCCATGAATTTCACTGCGCCTTCGTGGGCGAGTGCGGCGGCTTCGACGGTTTCTTTGGAAGCATCGGCGGCAAGGGTGAGTTTGCCGCGCAGTTTGCCGTTTACCTGCACCATGATTTCGATTTCGGATTTCACCAGTGCGGCTTCATCTGCCTGCGGCCAGCCGGCTTCCCACAGTTTCGTGCCGTTCAATTCGCTCCACAGGGTTTCGCTGATGTGCGGGGCAATCGGCCACAGCAGTCGGGTTACGGCTTCCAGCACTTCTTGGGCAACGGCTCTGCCGGTTTCGCCCGAAGTATCGGTTTTGTCGTATTGGTTCAGCAGTTCCATCACGGCGGCGATGGCGGTGTTGAACTGTTGGCGGCGGCCGTAGTCGTCGCTGACTTTGACGATGGTGCTGTGCAGTTTGTGGCGCAATTCTTTGAGTTCTTTGCTCAAACCGTCTTGGCTGCCGGCAAACGCTTTGCCTGCTCCGCCCTGTTTCAGGTATTCGTAAACCGTGCGCCACAGGCGGCGCAGGAAGCGGTGCGCGCCTTCTACGCCGCTGTCGCTCCATTCGAGGGACTGCTCGGGCGGGGCGGCAAACATCATGAACAGGCGGGCGGTGTCTGCGCCGTAAGCGTTAATCAGCTCTTGCGGATCGACGCCGTTGTTTTTGGATTTGGACATTTTTTCCGTACCGCTGATGACGACGGGCAGTCCGTCGGCTTTCAGCGTGGCGGAAACGGGTCTGCCTTTTTCGTCGGTCTGCACTTCGACATCGGCGGGGTTAATCCAGTCTTTGCCGCCTTTTTCGTTTTCACGGTAATAGGTTTCGCAGACGACCATGCCCTGCGTGAGCAAGCGTTCAAACGGTTCGTCCACTTTGACCAAGCCTTCGTCGCGCATCAGTTTGGTGAAGAAGCGGGCGTAGAGCAAATGCAGAATGGCGTGTTCGATACCGCCGATGTATTGATCGACCGAACCCCAGTAATCGGCGGCGGCAGGCTCGATCATGCCGTCTGAAAACTCGGGCGACATATAGCGGAAGAAATACCAGCTCGATTCCATAAAGGTATCCATGGTATCGGTTTCCCGCTTGGCGGGTTTGCCGCAGCACGGGCATTGGGTTTCGTAAAATTCGGGCATTTTTGCCAACGGCGAACCCATGCCGTCCGGCACGACGTTTTCCGGCAGTACCACCGGCAAATCTTTTTCGGGAACCGGCACGTCGCCGCAATCGTCGCAATGGATAATCGGAATCGGGCAACCCCAGTAGCGTTGGCGGGAAATGCCCCAGTCGCGCAGGCGGTATTGGGTTTTCGGTTCGCCCGCACCGCTGCTTTGCAGTTCGGCGGCAATCGCTTCAAATGCCGTCTGAAAATCCATGCCGTCAAATTTGCCGCTGTTGACCAACACGCCGTTTTCTTTGTCGGCATACCATTCTTGCCATTGGTTTGCATCGAATGCGTTGTCGCCGACGGCAATCACTTGTTTTTTCGGCAGATTGTATTTTCCGGCAAACTCGAAATCACGTTCGTCATGCGCCGGAACCGCCATCACTGCGCCGTCGCCGTAACCCCACAAAACATAGTTGGCAATCCACACTTCCAGCTTGTCGCCGTTGAGCGGATTAACCACGAAGCGGCCGGTCGGCACGCCTTTTTTCTCCATCGTCGCCATATCCGCTTCGGCAACCGAACCGGCTTTGCACTCGGCGATAAACGCCTGCAATTCGGGTTTGTCGGCGGATGCGGCGGTTGCCAGCGGATGTTCGGCGGCAACGGCAACATAAGTCGCACCCATCAGCGTATCGGGGCGGGTGGTATAGACTTGCAGGAATTGTGCGTCATCACCTTCCAAACCCTGTTTGCTGTCGTCTGAAACCGCAAAACGCACGGTCATGCCGCGTGATTTGCCGATCCAGTTGCGCTGCATGGTTTTGACTTGTTCCGGCCAGTGTTCCAGCTTGTCCAAATCGTTAAGCAATTCTTCGGCATAATCGGTGATTTTGAAGTAATACATCGGGATTTCGCGTTTTTCGATTAACGCCCCCGAACGCCAGCCCCGACCGTCAATCACCTGCTCGTTCGCCAACACGGTTTGATCGACAGGGTCCCAGTTTACCGTGCCGTTTTTGCGGTACACCACGCCTTTTTCAAACAGTTTGGTAAACAGCCACTGTTCCCAACGGTAATATTCCGGCTTGCAGGTCGCCACTTCACGATTCCAGTCGATGGCGAAACCCAAACTTTTAAGCTGGGTTTTCATATATTCGATGTTGTCATACGTCCACGCCGCCGGCGCAACGTTGTTTTTCATCGCCGCATTTTCCGCCGGCATACCGAAAGCGTCCCAACCCATAGGCTGCAACACATTGAAACCGTTTAACAATTTAAAACGGCTCAACACATCGCCGATGGTGTAGTTGCGCACATGCCCCATATGCAGCTTGCCGCTGGGATAGGGGAACATGGACAAACAGTAATATTTCGGTTTGGAAGCGTCTTCGGAGACGTTGAAAATACGGGCGTCGTCCCATTTTTGCTGCGCCGCCGGTTCGATGGCGGACGGTTGGTATTGTTCTTGCATGATTCGTCTGCTTTACGCTGAAAAAAAGTGAAAAATTAGCATGGGATTATAGCAGTTTACTGGCGAATTGTCGGCAATTTGCGGAATCTGTTTGCATAGGAAATATGTAATAAAAAGGCCGTCTGAAAAAATATATTCCTGTTTTTCAGACGGCCTTTTATTTTTCCCCTTGAGATTCCCGTCACTGCCCATATCTGCACACCAGTTTTAACACCTAAACTATTCCACTACGAATATGAGCAACCAAGACTATTACGAAACCCTCGGCGTTGCCCGCAGCGCCGGCGAGGACGAAATCAAAAAAGCCTACCGCAAACTGGCGATGAAATACCATCCCGACCGCAACCCCGGCGACAAAGCGGCGGAAGAAAAATTCAAAGAAATCCAAAAAGCCTACGACACCCTTTCCGACAAAGAAAAACGCACCATGTACGACCAATACGGCCACGCCGCCTTCGAGCAAGGCATGGGTGGCGGCGCGGGCGGTTTTGGCGGCGGATTCGGCGGTGCACAAGGCTTTGACTTCAGCGATATTTTCAGCCAAATGTTCGGCGGAGCGGCAGGGGGCGGCCGTCAGCCGAATTATCAAGGCGCAGATTTGCAGGTCGGCGTAGAAATCACCCTTGAAGAAGCTGCCAAAGGCATTAAAAAACGCATCAATATTCCGACCTACGAAGAATGCGATGTCTGCCACGGCAGCGGTGCCAAACCCGGCACATCCGCCACCACCTGCTCCACCTGCCGCGGCAGCGGCACAGTTCACGTCCGCCAAGCCATTTTCCAAATGCAGCAGACCTGTCCGACCTGTCACGGCACCGGCAAAGAAATCAAAGACCCGTGCATCAAATGCCGGGGCGAAGGCCGCATCAAAACCAGTAAAACCGTCGAAGTCAATATTCCCGCCGGCATCGACGACGGCCAGCGCATCCGCTTGAGCGGCGAAGGCGAACCGGGCCAGCACGGCGCACCGGCAGGTGATTTGTACGTCAACGTCAGGGTTAAAGAACACAAAATCTTCGAGCGCAACGGCTTGGATTTACACTGCGAACTGCCGATCAGCTTTGCCGTAGCCGCCCTCGGCGGCGAAGTCGAAGTACCGACTTTAGACGGCAAAGTCAAACTCAACATTCCGCATGAAACCCAAAACGGCCGCCGCATGCGCGTCAAAGGCAAAGGCATCAAATCTTTGCGCTCCAGCGCCACCGGCGATTTATACTGCCATGTGGTGGTGGAAACACCGGTCAACCTGACCGACCGCCAGAAAGAATTGCTGGAAGAATTTGAAAGCATTTCTACCGGACTCGACCGCAGCCAAACCCCGCGCAAGAAATCGTTTTTAGATAAGTTGGGTGATTTGTTTGATTGATTTTGAGTAGTATAGTGGGTTCACTTTAAAAGTAGGACAATGCGGTGAGCCAAAGACAGTATAGATGATACGGCTAGGCGAACCAACGCCGTACTGTTTTAAAGTGAAGCCACTATAAATAATAAAAGGCCGTCTGAAACATAAATGTTCAGACGGCCTTTTATTATTTATAGATAAACAAAATAAGTGCCTAACCACCGGTCAACGCCATCACCCGAATAATCTTCTTCGGATTTTCCACAAATTCGTGTTTTTCCGGCTTCATTGCAATCGCATCGCGGATGGCTTGGTCAAGATCGGCATCGCTGCAGTTATCGCGCAGCAGGTCGCGCAATGGGGCTTTGTCTTCTTGGCCGAGGCAGAGGTGGATGTTGCCGGTGGCGGACAGGCGCACGCGGTTGCAGGTGGCGCAGAAGTGTTGGCTCATCGGGGTAATCAGGCCAAGAGTGAAGCCGTTGTTCTCGCTTTGCCAGTAGCGCGCCGGGCCGCCGCCGATTTTGCCTTCAAACGGGCTTAAACCAAACTTTTGGCGCAATTCTTCCAATACCGGTTGCAGGCTGACTTTGGCGTGGGCTTGGCCGGTGGTGCCCATCGGCATCGCTTCGATGAGATTCAGGATAAAGCCGTGTTCCATGCAGAAGGCGACCATTTCGTCCAAATCCATGTCGTTGATGCCTTTGAGTGGCACCATATTGATTTTGATGCGCTCGAACCCGGCTTCTTTAGCGGCTTTGATGCCGTCGAGCACTTGCGGCAGACAGTCGCTGCCGGTGATGTTGGTCACGCAGTCGCGGCGGAGGCTGTCGAGGCTGATGTTTAAGCGGCGCACACCGGCTTGGCGCAAGGCGTAGGCGTGTTTGTCGAGCCGGGTGCCGTTGGTGGTGAGCGAAATGTCTTCGACACCGGGTTGGCGGTTGATTTCGGCGGCCAAATCGGCCAAACCTTTGCGCAACAGGGGTTCGCCGCCGGTCAGGCGGAAGCGTTTGGTGCCGAGGCGGGCGAACGCAGAAGCCACGCGGCCGAGTTCTTCAATGGTCAGCCATTCTTTGGGAATGGAAAAACCTTTGAAGCCTTTGGGCAGGCAATAAGTGCAGCGCAGGTCGCAGCGGTCGGTCACGGATATCCGTAAGTAGTCGACGGTACGGCCGAATGGATCGGTCAGCATGATGAAGCTCTAGTTATTCCGGTTTAGTTATTTTGTGGTATTTTGGTAAAATTTTATCTTTAAAATTATGAGTTTAATCTTATCGTGTGTTTCGCGAAATGGCAAAACAAAATAACCTTTTGCGCTTTAGGTTTTTAATAACGAGCGATATTCGCATCTACTTGTAATGCCCATTCGTCTATGCCGCCTTGCAGGTTATACAATGGCTCAAAGCCCATGTCGGCCAAGTAAAGCGCGGTGTGAAGGCTGCGGATGCCGTGGTGGCAATACACCACAATCGGCAGACCGTCATCGGGCAACTCGTTGTGGCGCAATGGGATCAGGTTCATCGGGATATGAATGGCGTTGGGCAGGGCGCAAATTTCGACTTCGTCATCGGTACGCACATCAAGCAAATGAAATTCGCGGCCTTCATCTTGCCATTTTTTGAATTCAATCACGGAAAGTTGCGGAATCGTCATTATTCGGTCTTTGTCTTTATATAAATATAAAAAGTAAAACAGGCCGTCTGAAAGGAAATGTTTCAGACGGCCTTTCTTTTGAGTGCGGCCGAAACAAATCATCCGGCAGTCTCTTGCGTTTAATATGGCGGCAATCTTTAAAAATCAAAGTTGCCGAAAGGTCGGTTGGTTTTGTCGTTGAGGTGGGAGATGAGGGTGTCGAACAACACGCTTTGGCTGAATCGGTTGCCGTTGCGGGTGACGAGCAGGGCGCGTTGCACCGGTTTGTCGCCGACCACGACAACCATACGGCCGCCGTCTTTCAATTGTGCTTTTAAGGTTTCGGGCACATCATGCACGCCGCCGCCAACGTAAATCGCGTCGAAGGGTGCGCCTTCGGTGTGTTCGGCCAAGCCGTCGTTTTGCGCGTAATAAATATTTTGATAGCCCAAGTCGTCCAACACAGCTTTAGCACGGTTTTGCTGCTCAAGATCAAGATCGTCTGAAACCACTTCGCCGGCCAATTCCGCTAACAATGCGGTGGCATAGCCCGAACCGGTGCCGATTTCCAATACTTTGTCTTGTTTGCTTAATTTCAAACCCTGCGCCAACCGCGCCACAACTTTCGGCTCCAGCATTTTATGGCCGTTGGGCAGCGGCAATTCGGTATCGGAATACGCCAAACCTTGCTGGTTATCGGCAACGAAATGTTCTCGCGGAATGTCCATCAGGGCATCGAGCACATTAAAATCCAACACGTCCCAAGGGCGGATTTGTTGTTCGACCATATTGAAACGCGCTTTGTCAAAGTCCATGATTGTGCTCCGTGTCTGGGGTTATCGGGAAAGAACCGTTATTATAGAATCGAATCGGCCGCCTTGCCATATTTCAGACGGCCTATTTTATTGCGTGGCGGCTGAGTATATCAGCCAATTCATTTAAATAGCGTGCATCGGTTTCATCAAACTGCGCCAGTTTGTCGTCATCCGCATCCAACACACCATAGCAGCAGCCGTCTGAATCAAACAGCGGCACCACAATTTCCGATTGCGATAAGGACGAGCAAGCGATGTGGCCGGGGTGTCGGCTGACGTCTTCAACCACAATAGTTTCGCCGCGTGCCCATGCCTGACCACATACACCGCGTCCATAAGGAATCCGCGTGCAGGCCAGCGGGCCTTGGAATGGAGCCAACACCAATTCTTGGTGTTCTTGTTCAACCAAATAAAAGCCGACCCAAAACCAGCCGAACGCTTCTTTTAAGATGGCGGCGGTGTTGGCCAAGTTTGCAATCAGATTGGTTTCACCGCTGATGACGCTCTCGATTTGCGGCAGTAATTCTTGATAACGCGCGGTTTTGCCGGTGTGGGAAAGGTGAAGAGAATGCATACGGGAAGGCCGTCTGAAAAATATAAAACCGAATTATAGACCAATTGGCAGGTCGGCAGGAAACAAGGCCGTCCGCACAGGAAATATTGCTAATCATGTCGATATGAACTACACTTCGTCACAGTGATTTAATCTGACGGAGCAAGAGCAACATGCAACACGAAATCGGTATGTGGGATCAAAAATGGGTCATCGGCAACTGGAAAATGAACGGCCGCCTGCAAAACAACAATGCACTCATGCACCGCTTCCGCATCATGCCGACCGCCGAGCGCGTATTAATCGGCTTGGCCGCGCCGACCGTGTATCTGTTGCAGCTGCACAACGCCATGCAGATTGTGTTGAACAACCGCATTTTAACCTGCGCCCAAGACGTCAGCCGTTTCCCGAACAACGGAGCCTACACCGGCGAAGTGTCCGCCGAAATGTTGGCCGACATCGGTACCGACATCGTCTTAATCGGCCACTCCGAGCGCAGCCTGTATTTCGGCGAGAAAAACGAAATCCAACGCCGCAAAATGGAAAACGTATTAAACGTCGGCCTGATTCCATTATTGTGTGTCGGCGAAAGCTTGGAAGAGCGCGAAGCCGGCCAAGAGCAGGAAGTGATTGCACACCAATTATCTGTATTGCAAGGCTTAGACACCAAAAACATCGCCGTGGCATACGAACCGGTTTGGGCGATCGGCACCGGCAAAGTCGCCACCGTCGAGCAAATCGCCGAAATGCACGCGTTTATCCACAAACAAATCTTGTCTTTGTGTGGCAACGATGTTAAAATCCGAATTCTTTACGGCGGAAGCGTGAAAGCTGAAAACGCAGCAGACATTTTCGCCGTGCCACATGTAGACGGCGCATTAGTCGGCGGCGCATCCTTGTCTTATGACTCGTTTACCGCCATCATCGACGCCGCGCAAGCATCATAGGGAATTATGGAAGCCTTTAAAACCGTTATTTGGATTGTGAACATCATTTCCGCATTGGCCGTGATTGTGTTGGTATTGCTCCAACACGGCAAAGGTGCGGATGCCGGTGCGACTTTCGGTTCCGGCAGTGGTAGCGCGCAAGGTGTGTTCGGTTCAGGCGGTAATGCCAACTTTCTAACCCGTTCAACCGCCATTGCAGCCACCGTATTTTTCGCCACCTGCATGGCGATGGTGTATATCCATTCCAACACCACGCGCCACGGTTTAGACTTTAGCACCGTGCAGCAAAGCCGGCCGGCACAAACTGCACCTGTACCAAATAATGCAAACACCATACCTGCTGCACCCGTTCCCGCCTCATCTGCGCAGCAGTAAATGAAAAAGTAAAAGTTACCGGCCGACATGGTGGAATTGGTAGACACGCTATCTTGAGGGGGTAGTGATCCTAGATCGTTCGAGTTCAAGTCTCGATGTCGGCACCATCAAAAGAAAACCGTCTGAAATTCAGGCGGTTTTTTTACGTCCAATGCCACCTAATTCCATCGTCGAAACCCTGATATAGTTAATTAAAATAAAAACTACTCATTAATGCAGCCATAAAATTGCCTATTTCAGGCAGCACTTTTCGTAGATGCTTTTTAATGTTCGCCCATGCTTTTTCAATCGGATTAAGCTCTGGCGAATAAGGTGCAAGAGCTAAGATTTTATGCCCCTCTTTTTCTGAAATCTCTGCTAAAACAGACATCCGATGAAAGCGAGCATTATCCATCACAATAACAGATTGTTCAGTTAATTCAGGCAGCAATACGCCTTCAAACCATGCTTCAAATAAACGACTATCCATCGTGCCTGAATAAATCATGGGTGCAATTAGATTACTTTGGTCTTTGATTTGAGCTGCAACCAGTGATGTGCGCTGGTATCGTTTACCACTGATTTGCGCTTTAACTGGAAGCCCTTTTGGTGAATAGGCATAAGGACGGTAGTAAAAAGTATCAAATCCTGTTTCATCAAGGAAAACAACTTGATAATCAGCATATTGATTTAATGCTTGTTGATAAGTGGCTACCTGTTCTGGTTTTTGTTCTTTGTAGCTCGTGGTCTTTTTTTACGCGTAATACCCAATACTTTGAACAAATAACAAATATTAGCCGGCGTACACCCAAAATGAGCTGCAATTTCATGCTGGTATGCATCAGGGTGTTCTTTAACATATTTTATGAGCAGGTTTTTATTGACTTTGGTTGCATTGCCACCTTTGACTTGATGTTCAAATGAACCGGTTTGCTCATAGCGTTTTCTCCAACTTCGAAATGTTTTTGGGTCAATTTGGTATGCTTTGCAAACTTCGCTGGCATTTTTGCATGCCTGATAGTATTGGTATGCTTTTTCTCGTAGTTCTATTGAGTATGACATTTTGGACTCTAAATATTCAGTGTTGATTTGGGAATTCTTATTTTAATATACTATAAATAAAGGCGTATAGCATAATTGGCTGGTGTGGTTATCCTGTTTTTTGTCTAAATAATCATCTAATGCAGTCCAATTGAATAAAGCATAAATCGGGGGGATATTGAGGGACCAAAAATACACTTGAACAAACCCCAAAAATGCTCCCTGAACGCCTGACAAATCAAGAATGCCAAGCTTGCTGATAACTGTATAAGCTGGCAGACGGTGGCCTGTATTTGGCTGTTACGCCGATAGGCGGGAAGCTATCGTCAATCCACTCAATATAAATCATAGTGAATCCACTTTAAAATAGTACGGCGTTGGTTCGCCTAGCCGTATTATCTATACTGCCTTCGCCTCACCGCCTTGTCCTATTTTAAAGTGAATCCATTATATTTACCGCTTTCTTAACTACTTTTTTATCATTTTCACCACCAACACCAGCGCAGGCCGTCTGAAAACCCGTTCGCACTTGTTAGCAAAAGTTAAGGTTAATTTAGTATTTTTTAGTAATCCAACCTTGCAGCATAGCGGATAACCCGTAAATTTCATTACATTTCAGACTCGTAAGAACTTGCAGCGCAGCACAGAAGCCGTACAATGGCACATTCGGTAACAGGGAAAACCAACCATGGCACGACCAAGCGAATGAACAGCGGAGCTTATCGCAGCCGCCCAAATCTACATTGAAAACCTACCCGCAGGCGAAGCCCTGCCCACCTTGGCAGGCCTAGCCCTGTATCTTGGCAAAAACCGCAGCACACTGGCCGAATATACCCGCCAAAGCCCCGAAATCGCCGCCGTAGCAGAGCAGGTGCAGACCATGCAGGAAATACGCCTGATTAACGGCGGATTAACCGGCGAATATAACGCCGCCTTTGCCAAACTGCTGCTAACCAAGCACGGTTACAGCGACAAGCAGGAAATCGACCACACAGGCACAGCCATCAGCCCGCCGCCACCAATGAGCGCAGCCGAAATAATGGCTGTATTGGAAAAAGCCAAAGAAATCCTGTAAAGAGCAGATATGACCCCGAACAAATCCGCACCGCACGGCACACCGTCAAACTGACCGCCCGCCACCCGCTGCACACCGCCACACAAACCGAATTTGCCCGCCTGCTCTGAACATATCGGCGCAAACCGTCCAATCATGGGAGCAGGGCGCCGCCACCCCGGCGGCACAGCCCTGAAACTGCTGCACCAATCCCCCCGAACTGGCCGAACAACTGCAAGCCGTCTGAAAAACGGGTAAAAAAATCGACCGCAAATTGACCGCTTTCAGACCAAAACCCCCGCCGAACTATCCCGCCCCTATCCCGCCGTAAAATTTTAACTTTGGCAAAATGGGTATTTTTGAATTTAACCGGAATTATATTGTTTAGTAACATATAGTTATCTTGCTAGTTCAAGTCTTGATGTGATCGAGGTTGTGCTGCAACCGTATTTTCAGACGGCAGTGTTTTGAGGTTATTTCACGATAGTTCAGCGGTCGCTGCGTTTGCGGAAATAGGTGGCGAATCTAGGCGTGCCTTTTTTGGTAAAGCCACGATAGCGGTAGGTGATGACTGAGCCGACGGGAGGCGGATTGAGGCGGTCGGCATCTTTGAAGCCGCTGCCGATTTTGAATTCGCCCAGTTGGTTTTTGCAGCCGATTGCGCCCAGTTTGCCGCTGTTTTTGCCTTTGCCTTCGTAGTGGCGGGTGACGGTGCATTCGGCATCCTGAATGCTTTTGAGTTTGAGCAGTTGGTCGCTGCGCCCGCCGGCGTAGGCAAGATTGGGGTT is a window of Neisseria yangbaofengii DNA encoding:
- a CDS encoding rhodanese-like domain-containing protein — its product is MTIPQLSVIEFKKWQDEGREFHLLDVRTDDEVEICALPNAIHIPMNLIPLRHNELPDDGLPIVVYCHHGIRSLHTALYLADMGFEPLYNLQGGIDEWALQVDANIARY
- the dnaJ gene encoding molecular chaperone DnaJ; its protein translation is MSNQDYYETLGVARSAGEDEIKKAYRKLAMKYHPDRNPGDKAAEEKFKEIQKAYDTLSDKEKRTMYDQYGHAAFEQGMGGGAGGFGGGFGGAQGFDFSDIFSQMFGGAAGGGRQPNYQGADLQVGVEITLEEAAKGIKKRINIPTYEECDVCHGSGAKPGTSATTCSTCRGSGTVHVRQAIFQMQQTCPTCHGTGKEIKDPCIKCRGEGRIKTSKTVEVNIPAGIDDGQRIRLSGEGEPGQHGAPAGDLYVNVRVKEHKIFERNGLDLHCELPISFAVAALGGEVEVPTLDGKVKLNIPHETQNGRRMRVKGKGIKSLRSSATGDLYCHVVVETPVNLTDRQKELLEEFESISTGLDRSQTPRKKSFLDKLGDLFD
- a CDS encoding protein-L-isoaspartate O-methyltransferase family protein; translated protein: MDFDKARFNMVEQQIRPWDVLDFNVLDALMDIPREHFVADNQQGLAYSDTELPLPNGHKMLEPKVVARLAQGLKLSKQDKVLEIGTGSGYATALLAELAGEVVSDDLDLEQQNRAKAVLDDLGYQNIYYAQNDGLAEHTEGAPFDAIYVGGGVHDVPETLKAQLKDGGRMVVVVGDKPVQRALLVTRNGNRFSQSVLFDTLISHLNDKTNRPFGNFDF
- the moaA gene encoding GTP 3',8-cyclase MoaA — its product is MLTDPFGRTVDYLRISVTDRCDLRCTYCLPKGFKGFSIPKEWLTIEELGRVASAFARLGTKRFRLTGGEPLLRKGLADLAAEINRQPGVEDISLTTNGTRLDKHAYALRQAGVRRLNISLDSLRRDCVTNITGSDCLPQVLDGIKAAKEAGFERIKINMVPLKGINDMDLDEMVAFCMEHGFILNLIEAMPMGTTGQAHAKVSLQPVLEELRQKFGLSPFEGKIGGGPARYWQSENNGFTLGLITPMSQHFCATCNRVRLSATGNIHLCLGQEDKAPLRDLLRDNCSDADLDQAIRDAIAMKPEKHEFVENPKKIIRVMALTGG
- a CDS encoding GAF domain-containing protein; its protein translation is MHSLHLSHTGKTARYQELLPQIESVISGETNLIANLANTAAILKEAFGWFWVGFYLVEQEHQELVLAPFQGPLACTRIPYGRGVCGQAWARGETIVVEDVSRHPGHIACSSLSQSEIVVPLFDSDGCCYGVLDADDDKLAQFDETDARYLNELADILSRHAIK
- the leuS gene encoding leucine--tRNA ligase, with translation MQEQYQPSAIEPAAQQKWDDARIFNVSEDASKPKYYCLSMFPYPSGKLHMGHVRNYTIGDVLSRFKLLNGFNVLQPMGWDAFGMPAENAAMKNNVAPAAWTYDNIEYMKTQLKSLGFAIDWNREVATCKPEYYRWEQWLFTKLFEKGVVYRKNGTVNWDPVDQTVLANEQVIDGRGWRSGALIEKREIPMYYFKITDYAEELLNDLDKLEHWPEQVKTMQRNWIGKSRGMTVRFAVSDDSKQGLEGDDAQFLQVYTTRPDTLMGATYVAVAAEHPLATAASADKPELQAFIAECKAGSVAEADMATMEKKGVPTGRFVVNPLNGDKLEVWIANYVLWGYGDGAVMAVPAHDERDFEFAGKYNLPKKQVIAVGDNAFDANQWQEWYADKENGVLVNSGKFDGMDFQTAFEAIAAELQSSGAGEPKTQYRLRDWGISRQRYWGCPIPIIHCDDCGDVPVPEKDLPVVLPENVVPDGMGSPLAKMPEFYETQCPCCGKPAKRETDTMDTFMESSWYFFRYMSPEFSDGMIEPAAADYWGSVDQYIGGIEHAILHLLYARFFTKLMRDEGLVKVDEPFERLLTQGMVVCETYYRENEKGGKDWINPADVEVQTDEKGRPVSATLKADGLPVVISGTEKMSKSKNNGVDPQELINAYGADTARLFMMFAAPPEQSLEWSDSGVEGAHRFLRRLWRTVYEYLKQGGAGKAFAGSQDGLSKELKELRHKLHSTIVKVSDDYGRRQQFNTAIAAVMELLNQYDKTDTSGETGRAVAQEVLEAVTRLLWPIAPHISETLWSELNGTKLWEAGWPQADEAALVKSEIEIMVQVNGKLRGKLTLAADASKETVEAAALAHEGAVKFMEGKAPKKIIVVPGRLVNIVV
- a CDS encoding Tex family protein, yielding MNITHILAQELSATAAQIAATVAMLDEGATVPFIARYRKEATGGLDDTQLRTLAERLQYLRELEARKESVLKSIEEQGKLSDGLREQIEACDNKTALEDLYLPYKPKRRTKAQIAREQGLQPLADLLLNEQPQDMEAAAAPFVKDDIADTKAALDGARAILMEQFAEDAELIGRLREKLWNEAEIHAQVMEGKENEGEKFKDYFDHREAVRTMPSHRALAVLRGRNEGMLSVALKYRPDDTPITQASEYEDFIAKHFHVSDGHKWLRDTVRLAWRAKIFLSLELEALGRLKENADTDAITVFARNLKDLLLAAPAGRLTTLGLDPGYRNGVKCAVVSDTGKLLDTVIVYLHQENNMSAALAALIKKHGVKLIAIGNGTASRETDKLAGELVKAMPEMGLHKIVVSEAGASVYSASELAAREFPELDVSLRGAVSIARRLQDPLAELVKIDPKSIGVGQYQHDVNQSQLAKSLDAVVEDCVNAVGVDVNTASAPLLARISGLNQTLAQNIVAYRDEHGAFDTRKKLLKVPRLGEKTFEQAAGFLRINGGKEPLDASSVHPEAYPIVAKMLDDLHINAGDLIGNREQIKHIKPAAYTTEQFGLPTVLDILAELEKPGRDPRGEFRTASFAEGVNEIKDLQIGMILEGVVSNVANFGAFVDIGVHQDGLVHISALADKYVSDPREVVKAGDVVKVKVLEVDEKRKRIALTMRLDDEGGAADTRSGRPSENQSSSGKTRSNSNQRNPREKAVGNTAMADAFAKLKK